Within Tenebrio molitor chromosome 3, icTenMoli1.1, whole genome shotgun sequence, the genomic segment CGTTGTATTCTTATTCCAAACAGAACATGCTACTGCTCGTCTTCCTTATCTATTGGTGTGTGGTTCACAACCAAGTGCAAGCTTCTTTTGCAGACTTTTCCAAAAATGCATGCACCGAGCTATATTACTACCCCATCAAAGCGTTCAGTCGGCATTGTTACGTTACCTTAAACGGAGATACTCCAGTGGtatgatatttttatttatgtaacaccagttgcagaattttttttagccAGATATTATCCAACGTAGCGGTTACAAACTGGAACGCTACGTTGTTACCACCTCCGATGGTTACGTCTTGACTCTGTTCAGAATACCACCTGAAGAAGGTGACAACAGAAAGAACAAGCAACCCATATTTCTGCAACATGGTATCGCAAGCGATTCTGCTATTTGGGTTACGACCGGATCGCTAGGTACAGTGATACAATATACTTCTGCTAGTTATTTTGGGTGCGTGTGGAGGATTTATTTTAGCCGATGAAGGCTACGATGTTTGGCTAGGTAACCACAGAGGAACTCCCAACTCACAAGAACATACAAAATACAAATCCTCCGATCCCGAGTACTGGAACTTCAAGTGAGAAAAAGAACTCATTTTGATTTGTGTGGATGAGCAAAGCTAATTTTGTTAGAGTAGTTCTGGATTCTTGACTGCTATGTTTTAGCCTGGACGATAGTTCTGCTAACGATCTGAAAGCAAGCTTGAATGAAGTTGCGAGAGTGACAGGAAAGAAAGGTTCCATTATATACGTGGGACACTCCAGAGGATCCACCATTGCTTTCATGTTTGCGTCGCAGTTTCCCAACGACACCAAAGAACTGCTACAGGGAATTGTTGCACTGAGTCCCATCGTCTACTTGGAGTTGCCGAGTCATTGGAAACTTCTACTCCCAGCAGCTCCTCTGATTGGAGTAATATTCAAATCCCAGTTTTTTTCCTACCAAAGATCTGATTTTCAGGAAACTTTCAAGTACTTGGGAATAACTTCTATATTCTATCACGATAAAATTATTCATCTATTTCTGAAGCATTTCTGTTCGCTGATGCcatacatttgcaaatattcTTCTTCTATGACTTTCGGACAATCAAACAACTTTCTCCCAGTTAGTAGATTGTCTTGTAATTCTAGCTTTCAGTGTTGTACTTCTTGCAGGACAACCTACTCACGGCTTACAGCAATTTTCCAAGACCCATTTCAGTGGCAGAAGTGACACAATACGTGCAAATATACAATTCGGGAAATTTCCAAAAGTTTGATTACGGAAAAGAGGCTAATCTGAGAAAGTATCAGCAAGAAAAGCCTCCGTTGTACGATTTGAGTCAGATTAATGTTCCAGTTGTTTTGTTGTATGGTAAACACGACACTTTACTTAGTACAGAGgtgtgaaaaaaatgtgttgttgGTGGCTTTAGTTGTTTTTCGTTGCGTTTCAGAAGGttgataaattttataaacaacTAACAGTGTCCAAGAAGAGTATGGAGAGTGTTCCGATTGGTGACAGCAATGAGGAAAATGCGTACAACCATGTTGATTTTATTCAAGGAAAAGACATAAAGAAGATATTTTACAACGAcctgttaaatattttacagaGTGACAAACTAACTTCCAAAAAGTagatttgttttcaaaatttattggatATTAATAAACAGTCTAAAACAAgcgtaaataatttattgttatttagcTAAGAGGGACAAAGtggcagtaaaaaaaaattgtgacttATAGACACGACACACATAGATGTAAATGTAACTCAACAGTAAGTTACAGTTACAATTCACACGTAAGTTATGACTTATAATACACGCGTGATTTATAGACCACTTTACTTATGATTTGTACTAGCTATTTTCAATGCAAGTGAGCAAAgtaatttcacgttttttccTCAATTGATATCTaaaaataagtcaaaaataagacaagctttaattattaatattcagaaagtactttaaaaacagattaaaaaaactttcactacaacatatttggcgcCCTCTATCGACAAACTCACAAGATATtacactttgctcactagtgagaaaatattttttcctcactagtgattcaattgccatttttgctcactattttcagtgagcaaagACCACTGAAATTCAGCGATAAATTTTGACATGTGCCTGGACCGTAACGAAAATcaatgaaacaattaattttggaGACTTCGATTTTCGTTGAGTGCATTCGAATCCAATCAATTTCCTGCGATCACGCGGTAAATATCGCAAAGGCGACGGTTTGACACTTACCGACGAAATCAATAAAACATACTTTAAATGATCCGAAAGAGAAGCTTTTACCAGATAAACATCCCCCAACATCGGTAACCCCATCGCGTACATCTCGCTGCGCTAAATACGTAAACGGAAATCCCCCGGAACAAATTCCCACATCCCTACTGTCAAAAAAACTACTCTTAATCCTCATCATAAATATTTACGGAAAATTTCTTCTTGTCTCATTTAAATATATATGGCAACTGTCACCGCCACGGATATTTATATCTTGGACTGTAGGACCATCGAGCTCTTCTAATGCGCAATAAAAGAAGCTGACACGATATTGCCTCCGCTCTCCGAGGCCTATTTGAGTTAGCATTTTATAAGCAAGCTGTCGCTCTGGGCACCAACCGCGGACGAATTTCTCGGGCTAATGtcgaaatatttcaaaatttcgttGCATGTTGATGAAACGGGAATCAAGCCCGCTTACCGGAAATAAATCGAGAGGGGCTCCGGGATCGACGCACCTGTCCGGGGATCGCGGTGTTGCTAAGGGTGTACGTGAGGTGACTACCCGATCCCTCGACAAATCCCGCACTATGAACACTTTTCCGGTTTATATTTGTTCAAATGACGAAGGATAAACAACTCCGTAAATGACGCTTTCTATCCGACGGCGCTGGATAAAGACGCCGGAGTGAGCTCGAGGGACAGGCAAGAAGCGGCTGTTAACTCGTTTGTCACTTTCCGTGTGTCCCAATAAACATGAAAGACAATTTCCATGAATTCATCTTCCGGGAAATTACTCTTCTTCTAGTTTGTCACCACTTTACTTCTAACAAATGATTTTTCAATTCTGTTAGTTACTGTTAAGTGTTTGATCTTGAAACGTAGAGCTAGTTAGTTAGACTGGTAATGGAGATGTGTAAACCTTGAAGTTTACGGGTCAAGTACGAAGTTAAAGCCTGTAAGTAATAATGTTAGTGATGGCTTTGATACATCAGCAAATGATTAATTAACACAAATTTAATGGAGATGCTAAATTATTCTACAACAACGAACTGAGACTTATGTATTGAATattaaattacataaattaCAATCTAgagaataatagttatttgtgtatcaaggccaaaaagtgcatctttttcgtccgagtctaagttttctggccgaggcgcagccgaggcttgaaaacaggcgaggacagaAGACACTTTTTGGCAGAAGTCAGTGCCACTTTTACTGTCATTTCTTTGATTGAAGGAACGAACACtaaccaaaaacaaaaaaataaaaatacgtgttttcactaaaataatatctattttaaaaaacaaatcaagaatgACATAACGTTAGTTACACCTAGGTTTTTTTTACTAAAGACAAGGACAAGAACAAGAACACAAACTCGAATTCCCAAACACGAAAGAATAAAGAATGGTAGCACAGAATGGTAGACAAGAGGAAGAGGAAACAGGAAAAGTTAGTAAGTTACCCTGGCCCGgccaatcaaaattttcaaaatgctcGACGCTAGCGCATGCGCagtaactttgcaaatgtcgCCAATGGTGTCATCCGTCAGTGGCACCAAAGTACATGTGGCACTGAAGGACTGAAGCTTTCTAACCAGTGTTGCCGTAGTCAGTACGTTCGTACTGAATTCAGTACGTAGGATGAACAAAAAGTACTTTAGTACGTTGACAGTAATTTTCAATACGTTTTGAGTCATAttgttataatttaaaattatgccaTCTGGCAGCTGGGAACATTAGAGGCAGATTTTGCCGCTTCGCGCttctagtaaaaaaaaatatatcaattgTCATTGACAATTTGTCAAcactgtcaactgtcaaatgAAAGCCAAGGCGAAGAAGGCGGGAAATGTCTGCAACTCTGCAATTCTGCATCTGTATCTGTGATCTGTGATGTCTGCCTAGTAGGTACGCCGCACGTGTGATTAGTGATTAGTTTTAGTTTGCTTAATTCATTTTCATAATGGAAAGGTAAGCTTCAACATGTATTTACCTAGCTATAACGTACGTACTTCTAATCTTCTACAGATTCATTATACGAAAACGTCCTGCTACTTCAACTCCTACAAGTTCTACCTCTAACCCCACAAATGAATCTACTGCTGGAACTGCGAGTTCTGCGAAAGAAACAGAAATTTCTGATTCAGAACAAGAATCTGAGACCGAAGTAAAAGACGACGATGGTGATGATAGGGACTTTACAGACGAGGTAATacccaaaaaaagaaaaatatattctgCAAAATACAGAGTTGCATGGGAAAAGAATTTTAAGTGGCTGAGTTTTAATGAACAACAGAAATCTGGCAACTGTAAGATTTGCCAGAAGAACATAACACCAAATTTGACCCATATAAAAAGACATGAGAAAACATTAGTACACCAATGCAAAATTAATGTGGCGAAAAAGGCACAACGTCTCGAAAAATTAGGTGTTACAAAATTACAATCGACTTTAGAGCAGAAAGTGAAGATCTCCGAATTTAAGATGGTAATGTTCTTACATGAACATAACTTAGCATTCAACCTTATGGAACATATGCCACAATTAATAAAGTCAGTTTGTCCAGATTCGGAGGTCGCAAAACATCTTAAAATTTCAAGGACAAAAGCTACCGAAGTTACAAAAGTGATAAAGGATGAATCAGTTGAACTGATTGTTAATAGTTTAAAAGGAAAAGTTTACTCTCTTATTATGGATGAAACCACTGATTTATCAACACAAAAGTCACTTGTTGTTCTGATCAGGTATTATGATGATAAAAGACAGGAAATTAGGGATGCCTTTTTGGGACTTATAAGGTTATTGAGGTGTAATGCTGAAAGTTTATTTAGAGAAGTGACAAATCTTCTCCAGACATATAATATACCTATGGAGAATTTAATTGGGCTTGCTGCAGACAATGCAGCAGTCATGATGGGTAATAAATCAGGAGTCCAAGCGAGGTTTCAAGAAATTAATCCATCAATTTTCGTGCTAGGATGTACTTGCCATTCTACGCATTTATGTGCATCGGCGGCTGCTTGTAAATTACCAAAATCTGTAGAAGAATTTGTAAGGAATATCTATAATCATTTCTCTAATAGTAGTAATCGTGCTGAACGCCTAGAagaatttcaacattttttaaacatgaaaCCAGCTAAAATGTTACATCCAAGTCAAACAAGATGGCTATCATTACaggtaaataaattattgttaatattattgccttgataattaaaaaaaaaatgtttcaggCTGTAGTCAACCGCGTTCTTGAATCTTGGGATGCTTTAAAACTATACTTTACGGGTGCTGTCCTTCAAGACAACTTGCGAAATACACAGCATATTCTAGAAGCTTTTAATACACCTGTGGTTAAACTGTACTTATTATTCCTCTCATACATTTTAGATATAGTGAATAGGATAAACATTGAATTTCAGAGTGAACAACCTAAAATTCATCAGTTATTAACGCGTATAAAAGAACTTTATCGGACAATATTAAGAAACTATATTAAAATTCAAGTAttgaataaaacaaacataGCTGAAATTTCGCCATCAAACCCTGACATTTTTTTGCcacttgaaaatttatatACGGGGGCTAAAATTGAACAGTATCTACTAAACAATGTGATAGACAAGACtgagttattaaaatttagaacCAATATACTTGCATTTTATGTTGAATTGTCTGTCCAGATAAGAAAACGATTTCAGTTCGATCAtcctttattaaatttagttgcTTTTGTAAAACCAGAAATAGCAGTTAGTGGAGAAATTAACTcgattataaaaattgtagatTATATTCCACAGTGTAATATAGCGGACAGTGAAACACTAAATACTGAATGGAGACTTTTAGCAGATATGGAGAACATCCAAGAAAAGGCAAAAAATTTAGGTTTTatggaattttggaaatttatttttgatatgAAAAATGAATTAGAAGAATATCTTTTTCCGAATTTGTCAATAGTTGTAAAAGCTATAATCAGTGTACCCCATTCTTCAGCTTGTGCTGAAAGAATTTTCTCGCAATTAACAAGACTGAAAACCAAAGAAAGAAACCGTCTTTCTGTGACCACTTGTGATAGTATTTTACATGCAAAAGAACTTTTAAAACCCAACATATGTTACACTTGGGAACCAACATGTTCTTtgttaagaaagaaaaaataattttttgtttgatattatttttatatcctttatctcatatttttgaaaaaaatctgtttattttgttatagAACTTTATGTACTTAGTTATTTGTTATTGTGTTTAATAAAAGTTGCtgatttaccagctttattgatTAATGTAACACTAACATCGCTTATATCCAGTTTCAGTACGTTGACATTCAAATTCAGTACGTTTTTCACACCAAGTCAGTACTTTAGATTTTTCAGTAGTGGCAACACTGTTTCTAACCTCAGATCGAGAAATTGGAAATACTCAAAGCGATTGATTTTTAAGCGACTTTGCAGAAAACAGCAATTTTAATTGCTATTGTTATTTCAATTTGCAAATATTCTAAAGTGATTTTCTCAATTTCAGCTAAATCTACTCAATACAGGGTTAGTCAAAAGTATAGGATGGGGGGTTTACTTCCATAAATATGAACTTTTTAACGAAATGTCTTTAacaaacgtttttttttaccaataaTATTCTCCATTTCTTAACCTACTCGTTGTTTTTGTATGTCAACGCATTTGCATGggaactaatttttttttaatggcaaccattttttttgctcatttttattcctcctttttttcttcaaatgacttgatatttttttcctatgctttattaacaaaattaatttccaataACAAGCAAAACTTGATATCAAATCAGATTCTCCAGTTTTTAATACTCCTGTTTATTCATGtaatagtaattaacgttataagtccgggaactcatagtttacagtacgagttagacgtttaaggacgaggcgacgaaggagccgagtcttgaaactcgaaacgagtactgtaaaaagagttcGCGGACGAATatcgttatgtattttatttcatcctgactcaaatttcgtttgaaagaaacattgaaattaatttcaaaataattcaacaaaagctccaaatctagtcacatttttggaacatgattagcaacggctgtttgacaattgtttattttgttgaaataattttgtgcgtcaaaatgacttctaaagcaaatcctccagaaattgtaagaaaatctgAAAAAGCCTGTGCTGAATTAATACCTAGCAAGTCTGGTGAAAGGTATGAAAGgtaaatggaaatcagaaaataatgtgaagaaaattacggaagaggttatgctggctggactattttttagatttggtttaaatggttgtattattttatttgtgaactaacGTTTTTAGTCTGAGAAAGTAAATGCTTCttctttgtggccgaaatagttaaatttgcatttagatgtagttttgaataaaacatttcttaaacctgaataattgttattgcgattgttacttttgtgttttcaataacaacacttaaccggcgtccggccgttttttgcgttttcccggattcaaactgatgaagtaaagtattgaaatttgacacaggatgaaataaagaTAATTTCTGATCCGACGCGACCTGACCTGACCCGACCCGGGGCAGAAAGGGCCCTCACCTTCCCAAAATTGACGACGGAGCCGGACTTTCCAAAAATCGACAACTGGCCCGGACTTTCCACAAATCGACGATTGTCTTTATGGAAGGTCTTGGCCAGTTGTCTTCTTGGAAGGTCGGAGCCCGTTAtcgatttttggaaaatacgGACCCGTTGTCTTTTCGGAAGGTCAAAGCCTGCTGACAATTTTTGGAAGGTAAGGACCCGTTGTCTCTTTGGAAGGTGCGAGCCCGTTGTCAATTTTTGGAAGGTCCGGGCCCGTTGTCTTTTGGAAGGTTAGAGCCCGTTGTCTTTTTGGAAAGTCGAGGCCCGTTATCGATTTGTGGAAGGTCCGGGCCCGTTGTCTTTTTGTAAAGTCCGTACCGTTGTCTTTTTGAAAGGTCCGGGACCGTTGTCGATATTTTGAAGGTCCGACCCGTTGTCTTTTTGGAAGGTCAGGGCTCATTGTCTTTTTGGAAGGTCGAGGCCCGTTGTCAAAAACGGAATAATTAGCAATGTACAGCGTGTATATATACATAGACTTTATTTCTTAAAGACAAAGACAATAAacttattaacatttttttaataatatttgttatcagaccaacagatggcgccacggtcagcgtccgaaaaagaattACTTTTCGTCCACTTGAGAATTAGCCACACAAGAGGTGCATAAATATAAATCGCTGATAAGGACACTCCGTAATCTGGACACGGCCACTAAAATACTTTCAAATTGTCTCAAGCATCTCTTTATTGCGGACAGAAGACCCTCCCAGGATCAGGGGAAACGAGTTGCCGTAAACATCGTAAcaagattaaaataaaatcttacgGTAAGCTTTGCTCACGGAAAGCTTCGGTGCCAGTGTCGTGCAGTTGTCCCCAGTTGAGAagcatctttttttttgacaattcatttattaaaaaaattcatttaattaGATTGTGTGATTTAATGTGATCTTCTTACATTTAACGATTGGGAAAACGCGTTGTGGAAAAGGGCACCACTTCCAAAATAGTTTGAAAAGA encodes:
- the LOC138126627 gene encoding lipase member J-like, with the translated sequence MLLLVFLIYWCVVHNQVQASFADFSKNACTELYYYPIKAFSRHCYVTLNGDTPVPDIIQRSGYKLERYVVTTSDGYVLTLFRIPPEEGDNRKNKQPIFLQHGIASDSAIWVTTGSLGFILADEGYDVWLGNHRGTPNSQEHTKYKSSDPEYWNFNLDDSSANDLKASLNEVARVTGKKGSIIYVGHSRGSTIAFMFASQFPNDTKELLQGIVALSPIVYLELPSHWKLLLPAAPLIGVIFKSQFFSYQRSDFQETFKYLGITSIFYHDKIIHLFLKHFCSLMPYICKYSSSMTFGQSNNFLPDNLLTAYSNFPRPISVAEVTQYVQIYNSGNFQKFDYGKEANLRKYQQEKPPLYDLSQINVPVVLLYGKHDTLLSTEKVDKFYKQLTVSKKSMESVPIGDSNEENAYNHVDFIQGKDIKKIFYNDLLNILQSDKLTSKK